The following proteins are co-located in the Silene latifolia isolate original U9 population chromosome 1, ASM4854445v1, whole genome shotgun sequence genome:
- the LOC141613205 gene encoding cytochrome P450 71A25-like — protein MLTFQDVLKLSVHPLFFLPLFTFIFLYLWLTTTTHTNNTNTPPSPPKLPFLGNLHQFDKLLHRSFHSFSRRYGDIMLVHIGSKPIIIISSAEAAQEIMKTHDTIFANRPNLRVARKILYDGKDIAFANYGEYWRQMKSICTLHLFSNTKVRSFRRVREEEASLMVEDIRKSIASNEEVINLSDYFIRITNDVVCKAAFGRKYTGEKGCPNLKELLNDFSEALGSFCLQDFIPWLGWIDYISGVERKADKVAKALDGFIESIVEEHSGRVELKGGSDDGQDLVEVLLQIQKENSSSLPKESIKAILLDMVAGGTDTTFTLLEWVMTELLMHPHAMKQLQDEVRHATQSKQHVDEDDLKDMKYLKSVIKETLRLHPPLPLLLPRESSQDTIIKGYNIPARTQVIINAWAIHRDPANWENPDEFRPERFLNSALDYKGQDLSYIPFGAGRRGCPGVLFAIMDAEFAVANLVHEFDWKLPAGEQTGMSSVAENAGTTVRRRDPLFAIPTPYRPLYNYIV, from the exons ATGTTGACCTTTCAAGATGTCCTAAAACTCTCAGTTCACCCTCTCTTCTTCCTCCCATTATTCACCTTCATCTTCCTCTACCTATGGTTAACAACAACAACTCACACCAACAACACAAacacaccaccatcaccaccaaaaCTTCCATTCCTAGGCAACCTCCACCAATTTGACAAACTTCTCCACCGTTCTTTCCACTCCTTTTCGAGGCGATATGGTGACATAATGCTAGTCCACATAGGTAGCAAACCAATTATTATCATATCCTCGGCCGAAGCGGCCCAAGAGATTATGAAAACACATGATACCATCTTTGCAAATAGGCCTAACTTAAGAGTTGCAAGAAAAATCTTATATGATGGTAAAGACATAGCATTTGCTAACTATGGTGAGTATTGGAGACAAATGAAGAGTATTTGTACATTACATTTGTTTAGTAACACTAAAGTACGTTCGTTTCGACGTGTTAGAGAAGAAGAAGCTAGTCTCATGGTTGAAGACATAAGAAAATCTATTGCATCAAATGAAGAAGTGATCAATTTGAGTGATTATTTCATTAGAATTACTAATGATGTTGTTTGTAAGGCAGCATTTGGTAGGAAGTATACAGGGGAAAAAGGGTGTCCAAATTTGAAGGAATTGTTGAATGATTTTTCTGAGGCACTTGGGTCATTTTGTTTGCAAGATTTCATACCTTGGCTTGGTTGGATTGATTATATTAGCGGGGTCGAACGCAAAGCCGATAAAGTTGCTAAGGCTCTTGATGGTTTTATTGAGAGTATAGTTGAGGAGCATTCGGGTCGTGTCGAATTGAAAGGAGGAAGTGATGATGGGCAGGATTTGGTAGAGGTTTTGCTTCAAATTCAGAAGGAAAATAGTTCTTCATTGCCTAAAGAGAGTATCAAAGCCATCTTGTTG GATATGGTAGCTGGAGGAACGGATACAACATTCACATTGCTTGAATGGGTAATGACAGAGCTCCTAATGCATCCACACGCCATGAAACAACTGCAAGACGAAGTCAGACACGCAACCCAATCCAAACAACACGTAGACGAGGATGACTTAAAGGACATGAAGTACTTAAAATCAGTGATCAAGGAGACTCTCAGATTACATCCTCCACTACCCTTACTGTTGCCCAGAGAATCGTCTCAGGATACAATAATCAAGGGCTACAATATTCCTGCAAGAACTCAAGTTATCATCAATGCTTGGGCAATCCACAGAGACCCGGCTAATTGGGAAAATCCCGATGAATTTCGTCCCGAGAGGTTCTTGAACTCTGCTCTGGATTATAAGGGTCAGGACTTGAGTTACATTCCGTTTGGAGCAGGCAGACGGGGCTGCCCGGGAGTGTTGTTTGCTATAATGGATGCTGAGTTTGCAGTAGCGAATCTTGTGCACGAGTTTGATTGGAAGTTGCCTGCCGGAGAACAGACCGGAATGAGTAGTGTGGCTGAAAATGCAGGTACCACGGTTCGCAGGAGAGACCCTCTCTTTGCCATTCCCACCCCTTATCGCCCATTGTATAATTATATTGTATAA